In Labeo rohita strain BAU-BD-2019 chromosome 16, IGBB_LRoh.1.0, whole genome shotgun sequence, one DNA window encodes the following:
- the pou3f1 gene encoding POU domain, class 3, transcription factor 1, whose protein sequence is MATTAQYIPRNNSLPSNPLMHPDSDRMHQGTTYREVQKMMHHEYLQGLATNTGHPMSLTHHQWLPTSNTDWTSGTHIGQAEHNKGSVQSREDLGNGYHRSHLVHQPTQNSHHGSWAPTTTHHLSPLSPASNGHQSLVYSQTGYTMLSPQPSLHHGLRDPLHDDAGSHDNQMESPQQPFSHHQDHSDEDAPSSDDLEQFAKQFKQRRIKLGFTQADVGLALGTLYGNVFSQTTICRFEALQLSFKNMCKLKPLLNKWLEETDSNTGSPTNLDKIAAQGRKRKKRTSIEVGVKGALENHFLKCPKPSAHEITTLAGTLQLEKEVVRVWFCNRRQKEKRMTPVGVPHPTMEDVYSQAETPPLHHTLQSPVQ, encoded by the coding sequence ATGGCGACAACAGCTCAGTATATTCCGCGGAATAACTCATTGCCTTCGAACCCGCTAATGCATCCGGATTCGGACAGGATGCACCAGGGGACGACCTACAGAGAGGTGCAGAAAATGATGCACCACGAGTACTTACAAGGGCTAGCGACCAACACGGGACATCCGATGAGCCTAACGCACCACCAGTGGCTGCCCACCTCCAACACCGACTGGACCAGCGGCACCCACATCGGACAAGCGGAGCACAACAAAGGCAGCGTGCAGAGCAGAGAAGACCTGGGCAACGGCTATCACAGATCGCATCTGGTCCACCAGCCGACGCAGAACAGCCACCACGGATCATGGGCGCCGACCACAACGCACCACTTATCCCCGCTCTCTCCCGCCTCCAACGGGCACCAGTCGCTGGTCTACTCTCAGACGGGCTACACGATGTTGAGCCCCCAGCCGTCGCTGCACCACGGCTTGCGGGACCCGCTCCACGACGACGCGGGTAGCCATGACAACCAGATGGAGTCACCTCAGCAGCCGTTCAGCCACCACCAGGACCACTCGGACGAAGACGCGCCGAGCTCCGACGACCTGGAGCAGTTCGCCAAACAGTTCAAGCAGAGGCGCATCAAACTTGGTTTTACGCAGGCGGACGTGGGCTTAGCGCTGGGCACGCTCTACGGGAACGTCTTTTCCCAAACCACCATCTGTAGATTTGAGGCTCTGCAACTGAGTTTCAAGAACATGTGCAAACTTAAGCCTCTGCTTAACAAATGGCTCGAGGAGACAGATTCAAACACTGGCAGCCCCACGAATTTGGACAAGATTGCAGCACAGGGCCGGAAACGAAAGAAGAGGACCTCCATCGAAGTCGGAGTGAAAGGGGCACTGGAGAACCATTTCTTAAAGTGCCCCAAGCCCTCCGCCCACGAAATCACCACTTTAGCTGGCACTCTGCAGTTGGAAAAAGAGGTTGTGCGTGTGTGGTTTTGCaacagaagacagaaagagaaaagaatgaCACCGGTGGGGGTCCCCCATCCAACCATGGAGGACGTATACTCACAAGCGGAGACACCCCCTCTCCATCACACGCTACAGAGTCCTGTCCAGTGA